Proteins co-encoded in one Haloarcula pelagica genomic window:
- a CDS encoding inorganic phosphate transporter: MDPALVALFVGAALASLFMAWVIGAGSSGATPYAPAVGANAIATMRAAFLVGIFGFVGAVTQGGNVSEAIGSGLVGGISLPVAGVILVLVLGAGLMAVGITTGYPIATAFTVTGAVIGVGLALGGTPVWPKYGQIAAVWVLTPFVGGGIAFTIASLLPRPDVPERYSIPALAGLVGAVLVNVRFSFLGEGSAPGTLRSLGQRVLAVDGLAWAASITGFAALAVAVVVWWDVSRDERGGLRRVLLALGSLVAFSAGGSQVGLAVGPLLPLLDEAGMVSTFAVLVGGGLGMLVGSWTGAPRMIKSLAQDYSSLGPRRSISALVPSFLIAQLAVLLGVPVSFNEIVVSAIIGSGAAVGGRQAVDARKILLTVGAWAGSFLLSFALAYGTAFLLL; encoded by the coding sequence ATGGACCCCGCTCTCGTCGCTCTCTTCGTCGGTGCAGCGCTGGCCAGCCTGTTCATGGCGTGGGTCATCGGCGCCGGCTCAAGCGGCGCAACGCCGTACGCTCCTGCCGTCGGCGCGAACGCCATCGCGACGATGCGCGCCGCGTTCCTCGTCGGCATCTTCGGTTTCGTCGGCGCCGTCACCCAGGGCGGCAACGTCTCGGAAGCCATCGGGAGCGGCCTCGTCGGCGGCATCAGCCTGCCCGTCGCCGGCGTCATCCTCGTGCTCGTGCTGGGCGCCGGCCTGATGGCGGTCGGGATCACGACCGGCTATCCGATCGCGACGGCGTTCACCGTGACCGGCGCCGTCATCGGTGTCGGCCTCGCTCTCGGTGGCACGCCGGTCTGGCCGAAGTACGGGCAGATCGCCGCCGTCTGGGTGTTGACGCCGTTCGTCGGCGGCGGCATCGCGTTCACCATCGCGAGTCTCCTCCCGCGTCCCGACGTCCCCGAACGGTACAGCATTCCCGCCCTCGCCGGCCTCGTCGGTGCAGTCCTCGTGAACGTCCGGTTCAGCTTCCTGGGCGAGGGGAGCGCACCAGGGACCCTCCGCAGTCTCGGACAGCGGGTGCTCGCAGTCGACGGGCTCGCCTGGGCAGCCAGTATTACCGGCTTCGCAGCGCTAGCCGTCGCGGTTGTCGTCTGGTGGGATGTCAGTCGCGACGAACGTGGCGGTCTGCGTCGTGTGCTGCTGGCGCTCGGGTCGCTCGTGGCGTTCTCCGCTGGGGGGAGTCAGGTCGGGCTCGCCGTCGGACCGCTGCTCCCGCTACTCGACGAGGCCGGGATGGTCTCGACGTTCGCCGTGCTCGTCGGCGGTGGCCTCGGAATGCTCGTCGGCTCGTGGACGGGCGCGCCGCGGATGATTAAGTCGCTCGCCCAGGACTACTCGTCGCTCGGGCCGCGCCGCTCCATCTCGGCGCTCGTCCCCTCGTTCCTGATCGCACAGCTGGCAGTCCTGCTCGGTGTCCCCGTCTCGTTCAACGAGATCGTCGTCAGCGCCATCATCGGGAGTGGCGCCGCTGTCGGTGGTCGGCAAGCGGTGGATGCTAGAAAAATTCTCCTGACAGTCGGGGCGTGGGCAGGGTCGTTCCTCCTCTCGTTCGCGCTCGCGTACGGCACCGCGTTCCTCCTACTGTAA
- a CDS encoding MBL fold metallo-hydrolase has translation MNADDFPTPDVDVETVDPESLKDRKDRINAGEDVTLLDARMQSDYEEWRIDGENVTSINVPYFEFLEDDIDADVLEQIPDDREVTVLCAKGGASEFVAGTLAEQGYDVNHLEDGMNGWASIYEAVEVERYDGAGTLLQYQRPSSGCLGYLLYDDGEAAIIDPLRAFTDRYLEDAAELGVDLQYALDTHVHADHISGVRNLDAEGVEGVIPEAAVDRGVTYADELTTAADGDTFDVGDATIEAVHTPGHTTGMTSYLVDDSLLATGDGLFVESVARPDLEEGNDGAPEAASMLYESLQERVLSLPDDTLVGGAHFSDAAEPAADGTYTAPIGELVDEMDALTMDQEEFVELILSDMPPRPANYEDIIATNLGQHAVDDDEAFTLELGPNNCAASQDSLAGD, from the coding sequence ATGAACGCCGATGACTTTCCGACTCCGGACGTCGACGTCGAAACCGTCGACCCGGAATCGCTCAAGGACCGCAAGGACCGCATCAACGCCGGCGAGGACGTCACCCTCCTCGACGCGCGTATGCAATCAGATTACGAGGAGTGGCGCATCGACGGTGAGAACGTCACGTCGATCAACGTGCCGTACTTTGAGTTCCTCGAGGACGACATCGACGCGGATGTCCTCGAGCAGATCCCCGACGACCGCGAGGTGACCGTCCTGTGTGCGAAGGGCGGCGCCAGCGAGTTCGTCGCGGGCACGCTCGCAGAACAGGGCTACGACGTGAACCACCTAGAGGATGGAATGAACGGCTGGGCGAGCATCTACGAGGCCGTCGAAGTCGAGCGCTACGACGGCGCCGGCACGCTCCTCCAGTACCAGCGCCCCTCCTCGGGCTGTCTCGGCTATCTCCTCTACGACGACGGCGAAGCCGCGATTATCGACCCGCTGCGGGCGTTCACCGACCGCTACCTCGAGGACGCGGCCGAACTGGGCGTCGACCTGCAGTACGCATTGGACACGCACGTCCACGCCGACCATATCTCGGGCGTGCGGAATCTGGACGCGGAAGGGGTCGAGGGCGTCATCCCCGAGGCCGCCGTCGACCGTGGCGTCACGTACGCGGACGAACTGACGACGGCTGCGGACGGCGATACGTTCGACGTCGGCGACGCGACCATCGAGGCGGTCCACACGCCCGGCCACACGACCGGGATGACCTCCTACCTCGTCGACGACAGCCTGCTCGCGACCGGCGACGGGCTGTTCGTCGAGAGCGTCGCCCGCCCGGACCTCGAGGAGGGTAACGACGGCGCCCCCGAGGCCGCGAGCATGCTCTACGAGTCACTGCAGGAGCGCGTCCTCTCCCTGCCCGACGACACGCTCGTCGGCGGAGCCCACTTCAGCGACGCCGCCGAGCCCGCCGCCGACGGTACCTACACCGCCCCCATCGGCGAGCTCGTCGACGAGATGGACGCGCTCACGATGGACCAGGAGGAGTTCGTCGAGCTGATCCTCTCGGACATGCCACCGCGGCCGGCCAACTACGAGGACATCATCGCGACGAACCTCGGCCAGCACGCCGTCGACGACGACGAAGCGTTCACCCTCGAACTCGGGCCGAACAACTGCGCAGCCAGCCAGGACTCGCTCGCGGGTGACTAA
- a CDS encoding YeeE/YedE family protein, with product MADRHPLFKPLIFVGGIVFGFGLGFSHMARPEVVLNFLQFEDLGLPFVMFGAAIVSGIAFALLPRIRDAAPLTGDPYERRLKPFDRNVLVGGAVFGVGWGLSGICPGAAYASLGTGNVAILWALAGMFLGAYAQGYWRSRSQTRDTAPTGAD from the coding sequence ATGGCCGACCGCCACCCGCTGTTCAAGCCGCTAATCTTCGTCGGCGGTATCGTGTTCGGGTTCGGGCTCGGGTTCAGCCACATGGCGCGCCCGGAGGTGGTGCTGAACTTCCTCCAGTTCGAGGATCTGGGCCTCCCGTTCGTGATGTTCGGTGCCGCCATCGTCTCCGGGATCGCGTTCGCCCTGTTGCCCCGTATTCGGGACGCGGCACCCCTCACGGGCGACCCCTACGAGCGCCGCCTGAAGCCCTTCGACAGGAACGTTCTGGTCGGCGGCGCGGTCTTCGGCGTCGGCTGGGGCCTCTCGGGCATCTGCCCGGGCGCGGCGTACGCGAGCCTCGGCACCGGAAACGTCGCGATCCTCTGGGCACTCGCCGGGATGTTCCTCGGCGCGTACGCCCAGGGCTACTGGCGGAGCCGCAGCCAGACGCGTGACACCGCCCCCACGGGTGCAGACTAA
- a CDS encoding YeeE/YedE family protein gives MVTDPVLLQAAVELFPNGISRYAVGGLLVGLGTVLIYVGTGIPAGASTFLESTLSYVSDQSRFQQYVASRDWRLVFTAGIILGGLAFAATFQSGLVTSSLYEPGTTGQLYEVAGVTLWQTDIQPWRLFIGGILVGIGTRIGKGCTSGHGVCGVGSASKTSLVGVVTFLTVAIGTAQIVAALGVSP, from the coding sequence ATGGTCACTGACCCAGTACTACTCCAGGCGGCCGTCGAGCTGTTCCCCAACGGGATCAGTCGCTACGCCGTCGGCGGCCTGCTCGTTGGGCTCGGGACCGTCCTGATCTACGTCGGGACGGGTATCCCGGCCGGGGCGAGCACGTTCCTGGAGTCGACGCTGTCGTACGTCTCCGACCAGTCGCGGTTCCAGCAGTACGTCGCCTCGCGGGACTGGCGGCTCGTGTTCACGGCCGGGATCATCCTCGGCGGGCTGGCATTCGCTGCCACGTTCCAGTCCGGTCTAGTCACGAGCTCGCTGTACGAGCCCGGAACGACCGGCCAGCTCTACGAGGTCGCCGGCGTGACGCTCTGGCAGACCGACATCCAGCCGTGGCGACTGTTTATCGGCGGTATCCTGGTCGGCATCGGAACCCGGATCGGCAAGGGCTGTACGTCCGGACACGGCGTCTGCGGTGTCGGCTCGGCGTCGAAGACGTCGCTGGTCGGCGTCGTGACGTTCCTGACTGTGGCCATCGGGACCGCCCAGATCGTCGCTGCGCTGGGGGTGAGCCCGTAA